The following proteins are encoded in a genomic region of Xanthomonas cassavae CFBP 4642:
- a CDS encoding aromatic amino acid transaminase: MSFFANVEQVPGDPILGLTEAYTADSRPNKVNLGVGIYYDENGRIPLLRAVHKIEQQLAQEANPRGYLPIDGLAAYDKATQELLFGAESALVAAGRVATSQTVGGSGALRVGADLLKKLLPTATIAISNPSWENHRAVFGAAGFEVVDYTYFDAATHGLNFDGMLADLARLEPGTVVLLHACCHNPTGADLTREQWTQVAGLLKERNLFPFVDIAYQGFDRGIEADAYAVRLLAAEGIDSYVVASSYSKSFSLYGERVGALSVVSATAAEAKAVQSQVKRIIRTIYSSPSTHGAALVAGVLTSPELRDVWEQELTEMRERIHALRAGLVEKLATLGAPQFAFIQRQAGMFSYSGLTRTQVDRLRDEFAIYAVGTGRICVAALSQRNLDYVAQAVATVSRM; encoded by the coding sequence GTGTCCTTCTTTGCAAACGTGGAACAGGTTCCAGGCGACCCCATCCTGGGCCTGACCGAGGCCTACACCGCCGATAGCCGCCCCAACAAGGTCAATCTTGGCGTGGGCATTTATTACGACGAAAACGGGCGCATCCCGCTGTTGCGCGCCGTGCACAAGATCGAGCAGCAGCTGGCGCAGGAGGCCAACCCGCGCGGCTACCTGCCCATCGACGGCCTGGCTGCCTACGACAAGGCCACCCAGGAGCTGTTGTTCGGTGCCGAATCGGCGCTGGTGGCCGCGGGGCGCGTGGCGACCTCGCAGACCGTCGGCGGCAGCGGTGCGCTGCGCGTGGGCGCGGACCTGCTCAAGAAGCTGCTGCCCACCGCCACCATCGCCATCAGCAACCCCAGCTGGGAAAACCATCGCGCGGTGTTCGGCGCGGCCGGCTTCGAGGTGGTGGACTACACCTATTTCGATGCGGCGACCCACGGCCTGAACTTCGACGGCATGCTGGCCGACCTGGCCAGGCTCGAACCGGGCACCGTGGTGCTGTTGCACGCCTGCTGCCACAACCCCACCGGCGCGGACCTGACCCGCGAGCAGTGGACGCAGGTCGCCGGGCTGCTGAAGGAGCGCAACCTGTTCCCGTTCGTCGACATCGCCTACCAGGGCTTCGACAGGGGCATCGAGGCAGACGCCTACGCAGTGCGTCTGCTGGCCGCCGAAGGCATCGACAGCTACGTGGTCGCCAGCTCGTATTCCAAGTCGTTCTCGCTGTATGGCGAGCGCGTGGGCGCGCTGTCGGTGGTCTCGGCCACTGCCGCCGAAGCCAAGGCGGTGCAGTCGCAGGTCAAGCGCATCATCCGCACCATCTATTCCAGCCCGTCCACGCACGGCGCCGCACTGGTGGCCGGCGTGCTGACCAGCCCGGAACTGCGCGATGTGTGGGAGCAGGAACTGACCGAGATGCGCGAGCGCATCCACGCCCTGCGCGCCGGCCTGGTCGAAAAGCTGGCCACCCTCGGCGCCCCGCAGTTCGCCTTCATCCAGCGCCAGGCCGGCATGTTCTCCTACTCGGGCCTGACCAGGACCCAGGTGGACCGCCTGCGCGACGAGTTCGCCATCTATGCGGTGGGCACCGGTCGCATCTGCGTGGCCGCACTGAGCCAGCGCAACCTGGACTACGTGGCCCAGGCCGTGGCGACCGTCAGCCGGATGTAA
- a CDS encoding TonB-dependent receptor family protein has translation MPRLTLLAAACGLFVASTVAPALAAEPAPAPQTLPAVQVDAARVHGVDDFDLPASFTVVAADDDNRRGAQVSELLDGIPGLVARDRQNYAQDTQLSIRGFGARSTFGVRGVRLLVDGIPASMPDGQGQLAHFNILGAARVDVLRGPFSALYGNSSGGVLQLWSADGAPNDPWRLRATYGSTATVNVGAQLLGQQGAVHYNLAANHFETDGFRDHSRARRDSVNTKLGFDLAPGSRLDLVLNALDAPDAQDPLGLSRDQFTADPRQATAVATQFNTRKSVRQSQAGAIFTQQFDNRTLRVMAYGGQRSVEQFLAIPVAVQRNPLHAGGVIDLDSNYDGADARWAWQGQALGRPLQLTVGANVDRQRQHRTGYENFVGDTLGVQGALRRNQRDRVENVDQFAQAWWQWSARWSALLGVRHSEVRFASDDHYIVGGNPDDSGRREYSATTPVAGIVFRATDDLRLYASAGRGFETPTFNELGYRNDGAAGLALDLGAATSRNYEIGSKWRAQSGAALQVALFRADTDNELAVASNTNGRSTFRNIGATRRQGAELSWQQPLGATQQLQLAYTFVDATVRDGYLTCASSGCAVPTAPVASGSRLPGVPRQQLFARWQWQPMQWQVAAEAVASDATVVNDLATERAPGYALVNLEASRRWTTAHGALRTFARIDNALDRQYVGSVIVNDGNGRSYEPGPDRTYTVGLQWDFGG, from the coding sequence ATGCCCAGACTCACCCTGTTGGCCGCCGCGTGCGGCCTGTTCGTCGCGAGCACCGTGGCGCCCGCCCTGGCCGCCGAGCCGGCACCCGCGCCCCAGACGCTGCCGGCCGTGCAGGTGGATGCCGCCCGGGTGCACGGGGTGGACGACTTCGACCTGCCGGCCTCGTTCACCGTGGTGGCGGCCGACGACGACAACCGCCGCGGCGCGCAGGTGTCCGAGTTGCTGGACGGCATCCCCGGGCTGGTGGCGCGCGACCGCCAGAACTACGCGCAGGACACCCAGTTGTCGATCCGCGGCTTTGGCGCGCGCTCCACCTTCGGCGTGCGCGGCGTGCGGCTGCTGGTGGACGGCATCCCGGCCAGCATGCCCGATGGCCAGGGCCAGCTGGCGCACTTCAACATATTGGGCGCGGCGCGGGTGGACGTGCTGCGCGGGCCGTTTTCGGCGCTGTACGGCAATTCCTCCGGCGGGGTGCTGCAGCTGTGGAGCGCCGATGGCGCCCCAAACGATCCCTGGCGGCTGCGTGCCACCTATGGCAGCACTGCCACCGTCAATGTGGGCGCGCAGCTGCTCGGCCAGCAGGGCGCGGTGCACTACAACCTGGCCGCCAACCATTTCGAGACCGACGGCTTCCGCGACCATAGCCGCGCCAGGCGCGATTCGGTCAACACCAAGCTGGGTTTCGACCTGGCGCCCGGCAGCCGGCTGGATCTGGTCCTGAACGCCCTCGACGCGCCCGATGCGCAGGACCCGCTGGGCCTGAGCCGCGACCAGTTCACTGCCGATCCGCGCCAGGCCACGGCAGTGGCGACCCAGTTCAACACCCGCAAGTCGGTGCGCCAGAGCCAGGCCGGGGCCATCTTCACCCAGCAATTCGACAACCGGACACTGCGCGTGATGGCCTATGGCGGCCAACGCAGTGTGGAGCAGTTCCTGGCGATTCCGGTGGCGGTGCAGCGCAACCCGCTGCATGCCGGCGGGGTGATCGATCTGGACAGCAATTACGACGGTGCCGACGCGCGCTGGGCCTGGCAGGGGCAGGCGCTGGGCCGGCCGCTGCAGCTCACCGTGGGTGCCAACGTCGATCGCCAGCGGCAGCATCGCACCGGCTACGAGAACTTCGTCGGCGATACGCTGGGCGTGCAGGGCGCGTTACGCCGCAATCAGCGTGACCGGGTCGAAAACGTGGACCAATTCGCGCAAGCGTGGTGGCAGTGGAGCGCGCGCTGGTCGGCCCTGCTGGGTGTGCGCCATAGCGAAGTGCGCTTCGCGTCGGACGACCACTACATCGTGGGCGGCAATCCCGACGACAGTGGCCGGCGCGAGTATTCGGCCACCACGCCGGTGGCCGGTATCGTGTTCCGCGCCACCGACGATCTGCGCCTTTACGCCTCGGCCGGCCGCGGCTTCGAGACGCCCACCTTCAACGAGCTGGGCTATCGCAACGATGGCGCGGCCGGTCTGGCGCTGGACCTGGGCGCGGCCACCAGCCGCAACTACGAGATCGGCAGCAAGTGGCGCGCGCAAAGCGGCGCGGCGCTGCAGGTAGCGCTGTTCCGCGCCGACACCGACAACGAACTGGCCGTGGCCAGCAACACCAACGGCCGCAGCACCTTCCGCAACATCGGCGCCACCCGCCGCCAGGGCGCAGAACTCAGCTGGCAGCAACCGCTGGGCGCCACCCAGCAGCTGCAGCTGGCCTATACCTTTGTCGACGCCACCGTGCGCGATGGCTACCTCACCTGTGCCAGCAGCGGCTGCGCGGTGCCCACCGCGCCGGTGGCCAGCGGGTCGCGCCTGCCCGGCGTGCCGCGTCAGCAGCTGTTCGCGCGCTGGCAGTGGCAGCCGATGCAGTGGCAGGTCGCCGCCGAAGCGGTGGCCTCCGATGCCACCGTGGTCAACGACCTGGCCACCGAGCGTGCGCCCGGCTATGCATTGGTCAACCTGGAAGCCTCGCGCCGCTGGACCACCGCGCACGGGGCGCTACGCACGTTTGCGCGCATCGACAACGCGCTGGACCGCCAGTACGTGGGCTCGGTGATCGTCAACGATGGCAACGGACGCTCGTACGAACCCGGCCCGGACCGCACCTATACGGTGGGGCTGCAGTGGGATTTTGGTGGCTGA